A genomic region of Cyprinus carpio isolate SPL01 chromosome B13, ASM1834038v1, whole genome shotgun sequence contains the following coding sequences:
- the LOC109100515 gene encoding alcohol dehydrogenase 1-like — MATAGKVIKCRAAVAWEPNAPLMMEEIEVAPPQEGEIRIKVVATGVCHTDLYHLFEGKDKRGFPTVLGHEGAGVVESVGPGVTDFKPGDKVIPLFLSQCGECKFCKCPKTNMCDCSWSSNYHDIMSDPTTRFTCRGQPILQFMGTSTFSEYTVINQIAVAKIVDDAPLDRVCLLGCGIATGYGAAVNTAGVTPGSVCAVFGLGAVGLAAVMGCKNAGASRIFAVDINEQKFEKAKVFGATDFLNPKAYDKPISEVLAELTNGGVDFSLECVGNTEVMRTALESCIKGWGVSVLVGWTDVKDFSAKPIQLISGKTWKGSLFGGFKSKDSVPNLVCDYMTGKIKLDEFITHKMSLEQVNDAINLMKTGDCIRCILNISK, encoded by the exons ATGGCCACTGCAGGAAAG GTGATTAAATGTCGGGCTGCTGTTGCCTGGGAGCCCAATGCGCCTCTGATGATGGAGGAAATAGAAGTCGCCCCACCTCAGGAAGGAGAAATACGAATTAAG GTTGTAGCCACAGGTGTTTGTCACACTGACCTTTACCACCTGTTTGAAGGGAAGGACAAGCGGGGTTTTCCCACTGTCCTGGGACATGAGGGCGCTGGTGTGGTGGAGAGTGTGGGACCTGGAGTCACTGATTTCAAACCAG GTGACAAGGTCATTCCACTCTTCCTCTCTCAGTGTGGAGAATGCAAGTTCTGCAAGTgtccaaaaacaaacatgtgtgacTGCAGCTG GTCAAGTAATTATCATGACATTATGTCTGATCCTACAACACGTTTCACTTGCCGTGGTCAGCCCATTCTGCAGTTCATGGGCACCAGTACCTTCTCTGAGTACACCGTCATCAACCAGATTGCTGTGGCCAAGATTGTTGATGATGCCCCACTCGACCGCGTGTGTCTGCTTGGCTGCGGCATCGCTACCGGTTACGGAGCTGCTGTCAACACAGCTGGG gtcACACCAGGCTCGGTGTGTGCAGTGTTTGGACTGGGTGCAGTAGGTCTGGCTGCAGTCATGGGCTGTAAAAACGCCGGAGCCTCCCGCATCTTTGCTGTGGATATTAATGAGCAGAAGTTTGAGAAGGCAAAGGTTTTTGGTGCCACTGATTTTCTGAATCCGAAGGCATATGATAAACCCATCTCTGAAGTACTGGCAGAACTTACTAATGGAGGAGTGGATTTCTCACTCGAGTGTGTGGGCAACACTGAAGTAATG AGAACTGCACTGGAGTCGTGTATTAAAGGTTGGGGTGTGAGTGTTTTGGTTGGCTGGACTGATGTGAAGGACTTCTCTGCAAAGCCAATTCAGCTCATATCTGGGAAAACCTGGAAAGGATCTCTGTTTGGAG GTTTTAAAAGCAAAGACTCTGTTCCAAACCTGGTTTGTGACTACATGACCGGCAAAATAAAGCTTGACGAGTTCATAACACACAAAATGAGTCTGGAGCAGGTCAACGATGCCATCAACCTCATGAAGACTGGAGACTG CATTCGATGCATCCTGAATATATCCAAATGA